A segment of the Candidatus Bathyarchaeota archaeon genome:
CCGTCTTTGAGAGCCGCGATGGGTCCGCCCTCGAAGGCTTCAGGCGCCACGTGTCCGATGCTGCCGCCGCGGGTTGCTCCGCTGAATCGGCCGTCCGTGATTAGGGCAACGGATTCGGAGAGGCCCATGCCTGCGATAGTGGCGGTTGGGAAAAGCATTTCGGGCATGCCGGGTCCGCCGCGTGGTCCCTCGTAGCGGATGACGACGACGTCGCCTGCCTTGATTTTGCCGCCCCTGATTGCGGCGAGCGCTTCAGATTCGGAGTCAAAGACTTTAGCGGGTCCCCTGTGACGCATCATCTTCTCGGATACACCGGCTGATTTGATAACTGAGCCCTTCGGCGCCAAATTGCCCGTCAAGATGGCTATGCCGCCTTCCTTATGCACCGGATCAGAGAGGGATCGGATGACGTTGCGGTCAAGCACCACTGCATCCTTGATGTTCTGGCCCACAGTCTTTAGCGATACAGTCGGCGCATCTAGGCTAAGCTGCTCTTTGATTTCAGCCATCACCGCCGGGACACCGCCTGCAGCATCCAAGTCCTCCATCGCATAGATGCCGCTTGGAATCATGCTGCATAAATGCGGGGTTTTTCTGCCTATTTCATCAAACGCTGACAGCGGAAGAGACACACCGGCTTCTTTTGCTATAGCGGGCAGGTGCAGGGTGGTGTTGGTTGAGCCGCCCAGCGCCATATCCACGGCGATGGCGTTTTCAAAAGCCGCTTTGGTAAGTATCTTGGAGGGTTTAAGGTCGGCTTGGATGAGTTTAACGATTTGTTTACCCGTTGCCCGTGCCAAGCGAAGTTTAAAAGCGCTGGTCGCCAGAGACGTAGCGCAGTAGGGCAGCGAGAGGCCGAGCGCTTCGGTGAGGCAAGCCATGGTGTTGGCGGTGAACATGCCGCTGCAGCTTCCGCAACCTGGACACGCATTGGTTTCCAATTCGAGGAGTTCAGCCTCAGTCATTTTTCCCATGGCAACTTGGCCAAATGTGGCTTCAGGCATGCTGGCGTAGCTGACTTTTTTGCCGCGGTGGCGTCCAGCAGCCATCGGGCCTCCGGTAACCATGATGGCGGGGATATCCACCCGTGCGGCTGCCATGAGCATGCCGGGGGTGATTTTGTCACAGTTAGAAATCATAACCAGGCCATCGAGGCTGTGGGCCTGCAGCATAATCTCCACGGAGTCAGCGATGACTTCGCGGCTGGGTAGGCTGTAGCGCATGCCGATGTGTCCCATGGCGATGCCGTCGCATACCGCGATGGTGCTGAATTCGAAGGGTGTGCCGCCTGCGGCCAGGATGCCTTCTTTGACTGCTTCTCCGATGGTGCGGAGGTGTATGTGTCCGGGGACTATGTTGGTGTAGCTGTTGGCGACGCCGATAAGGGGCTTGGCGAGGTCGTCGTCTTGGAGTCCCAGTGATTTCAAAAGAGCGCGGTGGGGCGCTTTTTCGGTTCCGGTTTTAATTTGGTCACTTTTCAAGTTGTATGCCTCAACTGTGGCTGATGAGAACTATTTGGCATGGGTTGCTGTTAAGTTTTTTTACGCGTCAATCCAGCTTTGGCTATGCCGACTATCAAACGTATCCATTCAAATGACCGATAAACTAACAAATCCCGCTAAGCCAAAAACAACACATATAAGCCTCAACGTACAGTTACTGCAGGTTTGCCGGTCAAAGGGCACGGGTTCCACCTGATCCCATACCGAACTCAGAAGTTAAACCGTGTTCCGTTCCCAGCTGTAGTGTGGTCTTAGGCCACGTGAACCTGGGAAAGCTGGCAGCACCTACTTATCCTATCGCAAATGCAGCCCGGACCCGTTTTTGCCAGCAATCCCTTATTTGTCAGGGGTAACCCTAAACTGTGCTGACGCCTGTCATTTAGCTATGAAAATCGTTAAGGTACATGATGCTGAGTCCGTCCAAAACGCACATGGCGTGGACGCCCGAAAAATCTACGCGTCCCCCAACGCGGAAGTCATCCATATGGCGCTGCAGCGGGATGAAGCGCTTAAGCGGCACACAACCCCCGTGAACGTTTTCTTCTATATCCTTGAGGGCAAAGGCGTAGTGGAAGTCGGCGACCAAGCCACCGAAGTAGAGAAGGACACCATAATTGATAGCCCAAAAGGTATTCCGCATCTTCTCCGAAACACCGGCGAGGACGTCTTTAGGTTTCTCGTAGTGAAGTTGCCGAAAACCGCTTAGCCCTTGAGTTCACAGCAAAGGTCACACACCATAATTTTTATATCTCTGCTTGACGGTGAAACTTGAAGAGTTGACTATACAATGGGGTATTGCTTTATTCAACCGCTTCCCTAAAACCGTGAAATTTTTAGACACCACCCTGCGGGATGGTGAACAAACACCCGGAGTATCTCTTGTCCCAGAAAACAAACTGCGAATAGCCCAAAGGCTCGACGAACTCGGCGTAGACGTGATTGAAGCCGGATTCGCCGCGGTATCCGAGGGTGAATTAGCCTCGATCAGCGCCATCGCTAAACAGGGGCTGCGAGCCGAAATTAGCAGTGCAGCAAGAGGCACACGGGGCGACATCGACGCCGTCCTGAAAAGCGGCGCATCCACCATCAGCATGATCATACCCACCTCGGATTTGCATATCGAATGCAAACTCCGCAAGACCCGCGAGCAGGTTCTTAAGATAACTGAGGAATGTGTAGGCTACGCTAAAGCCCACGGCTTAACTGTGGAGCTACTCGCCGAGGACGCCACCCGCAGCGACATAGATTACCTCATCAGGGTTTTCCAGACTGCGGTTTCCGCTGGATGCGACCGAGTCACCCCCTGCGACACCGTCGGCTACCTCACACCGGAGCGAACCGTAGAATTCTACACTAAACTGCGGGAAAACGTTAAGGTGCCCATGGGCGTGCACTGCCATAACGACTTCGGCATGGCAGTCGCCAACTCGGTAGCGGCGCTGGGCGTAGGCGTCGAGGAGTGCCATGCAACCATCAATGGCCTTGGCGAACGCGCAGGCAACGCGGCGCTTGAGGAAATCGTGGTGGCGCTACGCACCTTCTACAAGCTGGAGCTTGGCATCAAAACCGAGTTGCTCTACGGCACCAGCCAACTCGTATCTCGGCTAACTGGCGTGTATACGCAGCCCAACAAAGCCGTTGTCGGCGAGAACGCCTTCACCCACGAAAGCGGCATCCACACCCAGGGCGTCTTGGCGAATCCATTAACGTATGAGCCGATTGCCCCTGAACTGGTAGGCTGCACACGCCGCATCGCACCCGGCAAGCACAGCGGCAGCAACGCCATCCGCGCGGACCTCACCAACATGGGCCTTAAACCCAGCGAAGACCAGTTCCGCGACATCATGCAGCGCATAAAAGAGCTAGGCGACAAAGGCAAAACAGTCATGGACGCCGACGTCCTCGCCATCGCTGAAACCGTAATGGGGCTAGGCGGCGAGAAACCCATAGTGCTCGAGGAGATGACCTATGTGGGAGGAAACAAAGTCACCTCGACGGCTTCCGCCAAAATCAAGCTTAACGGCAAAGAAGTCTGGGGCAGCGGCATCGGCGTGGGCCCCGTGGACGCAGCCATAAACGCAGTCAAAGATGCATTGAAAGAAACCGAGCCCATAACGCTTGAGCAGTACATGGTTAAAGCCATCACCGGCGGCACCGACGCCATGGTTGAGGTGGTTGTGCATATGCGTAAGGGCAGCCGAACCGTCAAGGCATTGGGCGTACGCGAGGACATCGTGAAAGCCAGCATCGAAGCAGTCATCTCAGGCATGAACGTGCTTAAAACCGACTACAACGGCAAACAAAAACCCTAAGCCCCCCTCCTTG
Coding sequences within it:
- the ilvD gene encoding dihydroxy-acid dehydratase, which translates into the protein MKSDQIKTGTEKAPHRALLKSLGLQDDDLAKPLIGVANSYTNIVPGHIHLRTIGEAVKEGILAAGGTPFEFSTIAVCDGIAMGHIGMRYSLPSREVIADSVEIMLQAHSLDGLVMISNCDKITPGMLMAAARVDIPAIMVTGGPMAAGRHRGKKVSYASMPEATFGQVAMGKMTEAELLELETNACPGCGSCSGMFTANTMACLTEALGLSLPYCATSLATSAFKLRLARATGKQIVKLIQADLKPSKILTKAAFENAIAVDMALGGSTNTTLHLPAIAKEAGVSLPLSAFDEIGRKTPHLCSMIPSGIYAMEDLDAAGGVPAVMAEIKEQLSLDAPTVSLKTVGQNIKDAVVLDRNVIRSLSDPVHKEGGIAILTGNLAPKGSVIKSAGVSEKMMRHRGPAKVFDSESEALAAIRGGKIKAGDVVVIRYEGPRGGPGMPEMLFPTATIAGMGLSESVALITDGRFSGATRGGSIGHVAPEAFEGGPIAALKDGDTITIDIPMRILKVELSDKELAERLAAWKPRAPKFSRGILSRYKPTSIE
- a CDS encoding cupin domain-containing protein, with translation MKIVKVHDAESVQNAHGVDARKIYASPNAEVIHMALQRDEALKRHTTPVNVFFYILEGKGVVEVGDQATEVEKDTIIDSPKGIPHLLRNTGEDVFRFLVVKLPKTA
- a CDS encoding 2-isopropylmalate synthase, whose amino-acid sequence is MKFLDTTLRDGEQTPGVSLVPENKLRIAQRLDELGVDVIEAGFAAVSEGELASISAIAKQGLRAEISSAARGTRGDIDAVLKSGASTISMIIPTSDLHIECKLRKTREQVLKITEECVGYAKAHGLTVELLAEDATRSDIDYLIRVFQTAVSAGCDRVTPCDTVGYLTPERTVEFYTKLRENVKVPMGVHCHNDFGMAVANSVAALGVGVEECHATINGLGERAGNAALEEIVVALRTFYKLELGIKTELLYGTSQLVSRLTGVYTQPNKAVVGENAFTHESGIHTQGVLANPLTYEPIAPELVGCTRRIAPGKHSGSNAIRADLTNMGLKPSEDQFRDIMQRIKELGDKGKTVMDADVLAIAETVMGLGGEKPIVLEEMTYVGGNKVTSTASAKIKLNGKEVWGSGIGVGPVDAAINAVKDALKETEPITLEQYMVKAITGGTDAMVEVVVHMRKGSRTVKALGVREDIVKASIEAVISGMNVLKTDYNGKQKP